In the Flavobacteriales bacterium genome, GCGGTCGCGCAAGGTCCACAGTTCCCTCCGCTGGTCCATGCGGTCGATGCGGTCGTGGATGGCGTCGAGCTCGGCCTTCAACCAGCGGTCACGCTTGCGGATGCGGGGTTGCTCCAGGGTGGGCTCCGCCGTTTCGGTCGGTGCGGGCCCGGGCAGCGCGGACAGGCTCAGCGAAGGCTCCACCGCTCCCCCACCCTCCGCGGCCAGCGAGAGGTCAAGCGCGCACAGGAAGTTCTCCTGGTCGAACACGGTGCCGCACACGGAGGGCACCTGCACGCTGGTCCGCGGATCGTCCGTGGCAGCGCCAAGCACCGGCACGGTGGAGAGGTCGAGGAGGTCGGCGCGCAGCTGCCGTTCCAGTTCATCGCGCTGCATCCGCACGAACCGGTAGATGGCCAGATAGCGGTCGCCTTCACCACCGGCGTCGATGGGCAGGGTGGCCTGGCTCCAGTCGAGCTGGAGCACGCGGCCCAGTTGATCGCGCGTGGGGGTCCCCAGGCCGGGGAAGAGGTCCGCGGCGTGGAACGCGGCGGCCGCGGTGCGGGCCATGGCCTCGATGCGGTCGGCGATCACTGCGGCGGGCAGGTCGGTGCTGACACCGGTGCGGGTGAACTGCACGTGCTGGTCAAGGAAAGCGCCGATGGCGGCCTCCACCAACCGGTCGAGGTGCAGCTGTCCCGTGGCCTCGCGGTCGGTGGGGGTGAAGCCGAAGACCGGTTCGGCCGTGTTGGGCGCGAACCGCCAGGTGGCGTGGAAGACAGGGGCCGGGGCCAGGCTGTCGGTCGACACGCCGCGCACCTCCACCAGCGAGGCATCGGCCTGCACACGCAGCACCAGGTCCTGGGCGCTCATCACGGCGGGGACCAGCAGCAGGGGCAGGATGAAGGCACGCATCGCTCCGAAGGCGTGAACATAGCCTCGTGCGCGGGCGGGCTTCACAGCCGCTGCGGACAAGATCCCCACAAGCCGATCAACACATCAGCGACCGGGCACGTGCGCGGGGGCCCACCGGATCACCCAGTCGGCGGCGTCCTCCAGGTCGGTGCACACGCGGAAGGGGAAGGTGGGCCGGTTGAAGCGCAGGAAGAACTCGGCCTGCAGGCGGTCGCTGCGGTCGGTGGCCAGGAAGGCGACGGGGCGGCCGCGGAGACGGCTGCACCGGACCAGCAGGGTGCGGGCCTCGGGCGCCACGCGCACCTGCTCGCGCAGCTCCACCACCAGGGGCATGCGTCCGCCGGGGTCCACCGCCTGTGCCAGGCGCAGCAGGTCGCGCATCTCGCGCAGATCCACCCGGGTGCGGGCCTTCAGGCGCACGCGCAGCACACCTTCCTCCCGCCACAGCTCATAAGGGGCCACCTCGAGGGCGATCGACACGTCGCTCACGGCGCCGAATGTATTCGACCAACGGATCCGTGCGACCGATGGGTCCCTTCGCAATATCCCCCGACCGCTGTGGACAGCTCAGGGGGCCAGGACCTCGTGCACGGGGTGGCCGGAGCAGGCATCGGGGAAAGCCGTCCCCAACAGCACGGCCAGGGTGGGTGCGATGTCGGTGATGGAGGTGCGCCGCACGA is a window encoding:
- a CDS encoding OmpA family protein produces the protein MARTAAAAFHAADLFPGLGTPTRDQLGRVLQLDWSQATLPIDAGGEGDRYLAIYRFVRMQRDELERQLRADLLDLSTVPVLGAATDDPRTSVQVPSVCGTVFDQENFLCALDLSLAAEGGGAVEPSLSLSALPGPAPTETAEPTLEQPRIRKRDRWLKAELDAIHDRIDRMDQRRELWTLRDRMDDIEGRLDDMQGQVDDLRSGKEEEPRSDNPLANLSDLTGEELTVRFPRNGADLGPEQRIMLNEVFEQLARSSKDRVLITGYTDRSGDPALNLALSEQRARAVRDYLLARGIAPERLMVNYYGDSRSLGRDPSERRVEIEWLSE